The Castor canadensis chromosome 12, mCasCan1.hap1v2, whole genome shotgun sequence genome contains the following window.
TTATTTattgtggtgttggggtttgaactcagggcttacacctgcAGCCACTCCACCCCCCCAaccctttctgtgatgggttttttcaagatagggtctcgtgaactatttgcctaggctggcttcgaaccactgtcctgatcactgcctcctgagtagctaggataacagatgtgagccatcagtgcccagcttttatttttattttatttttggtgctggggattgaacccaagtccTCATGCATATATACGTtcaaccactgagttacactGCCAGCTGAAGcccttgctttgctttttttttctggtacaggggtttgaactcggggcctcacacttgctaagcaggtgctctaccacttcagccactctgccagtcccactCACTAGATAGCACAgggaggctggctttgaactcatgatcctcctgcctccgcctcctgagtTTTGGgattatatacatgcatcataACACCCAGCTGAAGCCATTGCTTTTTGAGCTTTCACTTCGTTTCTTCTATGGTGAAGCCAAAACTCCCTGACACACAGCAAAATACCTGCATTTTTTCTCCCTCTCGAAGAGTCTGGTTCTTCTGTTCTGCCACCAATTCCACAGTCACCTCCCCTTGCAGTAGCTGGATACTAGTGTTGCCTAGATCTTCACTCACAAAATTCTCCAAGTGCAGCCCTGCCAGGAACAACAGAGATCACCACCTCACCCCACAGTTAAGTGAACTCCCAGCCAGAACAGAGAAATCATACCTTCACCACCATCACTCCCAGATAGCCCCTCCCAACTCTATCATATGCAATGTCCCTTGTCTAGGAAACCAAGGAAAGAGCAAGGTCTCTCCTCATACCAGGGAAATCTGCAATGAAGACCACCTCAGTGTAGTTATCTAGGCTGTTCTTAATTTCCTGTAACTTGGTCCTCCAGGGAGATAGGTCCATCAAAAGTGGCTGCACCCAAGGTGTACGCTGGAAGGGGGACCAGACAGCCTGCACAATGTCCACACGAGGGTCAAAAAGccttaggaaagaaaaacatgttcCAAGGAGGCCACAGCCAaccatctacccacccaccagAACTGattgtctctttctttttgtacCCACAGAGAGGGAACAGGGTTTCCAGATAGAAGAAATGAACTGATGTCAGCATGTTATTGCCAGGTCATagcagagagaaggggagagagattCTGGAGCACTGGAAAAAATGACGGGTTAGTGACCACCTGAGAAGGCATTATTAACAGTATCTAAAAGAACAAGTCAATTCACTTTCCTCCTGGATGATAGTGCCCCCTGGTGGAAGCAAACAGCTATGTCCACAACCAGATCAACTCCAACATGCACTGGAGGAATAGTCTTTTAGCAAGACAACACCAGGCAGCATGGGCTGTTTATCTTGGTAAAAAGAGTTGTACTTCATTTTTTCCCGTCTCTGCTCCCCTTGCCCACCTCTGTTGGAAGCGGTCATTGATGGAGACCCAAATATCAAAGTAGATCTGGGGCTCAGTGACATTGTACTTGGGAAGTAGGAGGCTCAGGCAAGTGGCATACTGCTTCAGCATGTCTGCGTGATCCTTCCATCGCCGGCTCTGTGTGAATACCTGCCCCAAACCCCTACATTAGTCCCACTTCATCATGATTAACCTCCCAGTCAGGGCATGCACTGCCAATGGCACAAAAGCAATCCCTGCCTGCTGCTTATTTTGGACAGAAAAATAGTGGAATTGCCTTTCCTAAAGCTAATCTCAGTTCAAAGTGACAGCCCAcataaaaaaaagtctcaaactggggatgtagctcggtgataGAACACACGCTTAGCATGCAtcaagccctgtgttcaatttccagcattaaaaaaaaaaaaaaaagatccattcTGACTTGAGAAAGGGcagacccatttttttttttttaactttatgtgCTCTGAAGAGAACAATCAACTGTCAGAATGAGACATCTCACCCCAGGGTTAAGGTAGCCCAGTTCACCAGTAAGACCATCTCGGTAAGTGATCTTCACATGCTGGTGGGAGCGGGAATGCACCATCATGTCCCAGGAATAGCCATACAGCCCATTTGTCCAGTTGTTGTAGCCCTGGGAAAGAAAGCAGGGCAGAGGGGGAAATCAGCTCAGTGCTTCTCAAACCAACCATATCCTCTACTAGGAAAGAGCTGCAAAACCAGCCCCATTCCTTCCCAAATATTGTCACTTCTGCCACTTTTCAAGCCCAGCCTTTACTGCACATGCATAGGTTCTACAAACCTGGGTGAGGAAATGGGAATAAGGCAGAAACAGCTGCTCTAGGAGGTAGAGCAGGGTGAAGGCAGTTCCTAGCTGGTGGCGCAGTCCTGGCTTCTGGCCACCTTTGGCCCGGCTCCTCTTATATATGCAAGAAGCACTGGGCTGAGGGGCAGCCTTGAGGGGCAGCAGCTCTTGTAAACTTTTTGGGCAGTGGGATACCAGCTTCCGAGGCCACTCAGGGGAGCTGAAGAGAGGACTGCTAGCCAGCATGACATAGGGGAACATACCTAGGAAAGTAGagggaaaatatttcagaaatttagTTGGACCTCCTCAATCATCTTTCCTTAGAAAGCATCCCCCGAGTATTCCACTAAAAGATGTTCATAACTATAGGACACTTATGCTCCCCAGAGAGTCCTCACATGCAACATACTGAGGTACGAAGTTCCAACCCTCTAGTCTCCATTTATTCCCGCTGCACAGTGACTGCACTAGGTTCAGTTTAGCTCCTGCACCTACCATCTCCCACTTGCAGACAATGCCTCTTGCCAGTCTTTCCCTACAACCCTGTGGTTCCCGTTTCTTTCTAGGCTATACGTACTGACCAATACTGAAGAGCTGGGAATTCATGCAGTGGAAGTAGGACACGAAGAAGAGGCCAATGGGTCTTGAGGCATCAAAGAACAGCAGGAAACCAGCTGAGAGGTCAAGAAGCAGCCCACACCAATGCACCACCAGCAGGCTTGTCAGTTCCTCGGACAGCACTAGTCTGCAGACATAGGGACAATGGTCCACCACTAGCCCACTGGGGAACCCAGCAATCACAGCACAATGTGCATCTATTACCTTGTCCTTGCCAAAGGATCCACTCTACTGGCAAGACAGAACACCCAAGTACCTAATCCACAACAAAGACGTTCTACAGTGAGTGAACATTTTTGAGTGTCCAATTTTTTTCAACAAACCCTATGCAACGAACAAGGGCAGATTTCGTAGGATaatttttttggggtggtactggtgtttgaacacaggaccttgagcttactaggcaggtgctctactactcgaGTCACATGTCCAGCCCTAGGATAAAATTTGATTGCAATGTACTGAGGAGGGGGAGGTTCCTTGTGGAAGTCATGAATAAGTAGAAACTTTAAAAGGTGAATACCTGGTTAACATAGTAAGTCAAACTTCAAGGAGTGGGAAattaaaggggaaagaaaaagaatcaaatcatacaagaggaaggaagaaataggaagagaaaaatcaaaatcataggtaaacctttgttttgtttttaatagctgGTAATAATGGTTTTGTCAGAGCAGGAACTGTGGCTGCCCATCTTCAGTACAACGGCTGAGAAGCTCTTATGAGAGGCTGGGGTGGCAGGGCAAGAACATAAGAATCCCCCAAGGCAACTACTGGGAGTATGAGCCACCTAGTGCtggctctttcctttccttttttattttttttgcctttttgttcaCCTATGTCATAAGTCTCCCACTGGCAGGTAAGCCTCAATCTTTTGAGAGTATCATTGACTCTGTCTTTAGCTAAACAGggagaacagaaagagaaaggcatGAGGCAAACTCAGGCAATAGCCATTATTGCAGACCCAAAGGAGATGAGTCACACACTCTGTACCTCTGCCCCATCAAGGCCTCAACCCTGCCTTCACTCACTTGAAGGGACTGAACAGCCAGTGCCGGGACAAGTGTTCCATGGAATAACCTTCAACCCAGTCTGCATCTAGCTTTTTCACACCCGCAATGAAATACACAATGAAGATCTGCAAACACAAATGCAACAggaattttcaaacaaaaaagaaccttgttttctacaaatagttaaaaataaaatcagctcTGGTCTCATCAGGGCCCAAGGCAGAGCAGATCCACTCCTTTGTTCATTCGTCTCAAATATTCACTTATCCAGAGGCATTTACTGACATTCTACCTATGCTAGGCACAATATTAGGAATCAAGGACTAAGTCACAAAAGTGATTCTTTCTCTCAGAGGAGGAGTCTAACTCAGCACAAACAAAGCACTATGGAGTCATAAAAAGGTCAGAGAACTCAGAGATTAGGGGATTGAAAGATGGAAAGGCTAGTCTAGCTTTCCAATAAAGGGAATAGAGAGATAATCCAGGGAAGCATAGGAGGGCAATCATCTGACAGTGGGATGGCCACACTGAACACAATGGCTGTCAAGGAATACCTCTATGTCTTGAAATCCCGTACCTGGCCACGAAGCACCACATAGTTCCAAAGGGGCACATGGGCATTCCTCTTGCGGGCATTCAGCAGGCCATCCACAGACCTACACCAAGGAGGGTAAGCATTGAGGAAGGCTTCTTAGTCCAGCCACATCTCCACCTTTCCTTTTAATTGTGATGATCGTATCTACCCCAGAATATCTCTCATGTCCTCCCTGATCCTCTCTCTGTCTATTCTGAGACCCTTTAGAAATAGCAAATTGTTAGCAGTGATTACTTTAAGtcataaaagaaatattacagATGTTCCATGATTTATGATGAGGTATGTCTGAATAAACCCATCAAAGTTGAAAATATCCTTAAGATGAACATGTCTTTACTACACATAACCTACTGAATATCATAGCTTGGCCTGGCCTACGTTAAATGTGCTCAGAACACTTACATTAGCCTTCAGTTGGGCAAGAGCATCTAACACAAAGTCTACTTTATAATAAAGGGTTGAATAGctcatgtaatttattgaatactATGCCAATGGTGAATAACAGAACTGCTGTATGGGTATGCTCTTGTACCATCACAGAGTCAAAAATTAATTAAGTTGAACCTTAAGTCAGGAACTCTCTGTAGTAAACtataacaacaaaaagttcagtgttTACTATTAGCTCACAATTGAGTTTGTCCTAATgaatcaaattacaaaaaaaagcTACAAGGCTGGAAAATGACTGAAAAAGGGAATAAATTTGAAGGAGtgttcaaaaagctaaagatgtatgtaaacacacacacacacaaagcatattatcatttttgttgttgttatttattttttaagactatgttgcccaggctggtctcaaactctcaatcctcctgcttccacttcctaagtgctaagattacagcaCTGCACCTGGCTGtatactgtattttcttaaaaaaaaaaattagagtggTATAGTGGTTGCCTAACATATGCAAGGTCttgggtggaaaaaaaaaaagttcaaagcaCTTGAGAACAGAATAACATATGGCATAAATTAACGTTTATGGACCTGGGTGCCAGGAACCAATGTAAGAAGGTACCTGCTGGTAACCTTTATCCTGGGGAGAACTGATAAACCCAGCCCACTGATACCAGCTATGTCATAAGGAGCAGCACATTTTCAAGAAGTTGGAAAAGGGCAGTTAACATTTAAAGTTCAGAACACTGGGCTCTGCAGTCAAGGCACCTAGACTCTCAACTAGTTTCTTACCTGCTATATGACCTTAGGCAGAAAGCTTACTTCTCTAAGAGTTtttttcttcatccatgaaaTAAGAATAGAATCATGGACACTTCATGGcgttttaatgaaaaatttaaatgtgtgtgCCATGTGTAAAGCCATCAGCAAACAATAcggaatttttttcaaaatgaataaaagttaaaaatggaaCTTCTTGGAGATATTCTGTCAAAACTGCCtccaagcctggtgtggtggaaTACTCCAGTAATCCCaatatttggaaggctgaggcaggaggaggatgaATTCAAGGTCAGGCTATGTTACataggagatcctatctcaaaaaaaaagaaagaaaaaaagaaagttggtgactagtggctcagacctgtaatcctagctacctgggaggctgagaccaggagaatAGGGATagcagttttaggccagcctgggcaaagtttgagagaccccatctcaacagaaaaaagctggaagtagtggcacatgcctgatggcaggaagcttaaaataggaggctcGTGGTCCAgtctggcttgggcaaaaaagacagaccccatctccgaaataggagagaagaaagagctggaggcatggctccaatggtacagtgcttgcctcacaagcaggaagccctgagtttaaaaactcagtaccaccaaaacaaataaaaaacccaaaaacaacaaaactacttCTTAATTCTCTATGGTCAAAGCTGGATATTCTGAATGAATTTAAACTTTTACAaaaggtgtatgtgtgtgcaagggggttgggggttagcggttggggatgtagctcaatgacaGAGTATATGCTTAGCATGCCAGAGGCCCTGggcttaatccccagcaccaaaaccccCAAAATTTTACAAAAGGGGAGCTTGTATATGTGCATCAATGTATGAAACTTGATAACTGCCAATGAATTCAATGTTTGAGATTCTGTTCCTGTGCCCATCTTACTAACATTTCATATTTGCTTTTCACTTCATAATGGGAAGAATCCTTAGGTCATCTGCCCTGCCACCCTGACTCCaaatcctttccccacctcccctaAGAGATGATCACCTAAGCCAGAGTTGGAAGAGAGCTACTTCCTCC
Protein-coding sequences here:
- the Ggcx gene encoding vitamin K-dependent gamma-carboxylase isoform X3, whose translation is MAASARSSRALPGSDKVQKDKPGQTSGPRQGSRMRKLLGFEWADLSSWQRLVALLNRPTDPANLAVFRFLFAFLMVLDIPQERGLSSLDRKYLDGLDVCRFPLLNSLRPLPLDWMYLVYTIMFLGALGMMLGLCYRISCVLFLLPYWYVFLLDKTSWNNHSYLYGLLAFQLTFMDANHYWSVDGLLNARKRNAHVPLWNYVVLRGQIFIVYFIAGVKKLDADWVEGYSMEHLSRHWLFSPFKLVLSEELTSLLVVHWCGLLLDLSAGFLLFFDASRPIGLFFVSYFHCMNSQLFSIGMFPYVMLASSPLFSSPEWPRKLVSHCPKSLQELLPLKAAPQPSASCIYKRSRAKGGQKPGLRHQLGTAFTLLYLLEQLFLPYSHFLTQGYNNWTNGLYGYSWDMMVHSRSHQHVKITYRDGLTGELGYLNPGAF
- the Ggcx gene encoding vitamin K-dependent gamma-carboxylase isoform X1 → MAASARSSRALPGSDKVQKDKPGQTSGPRQGSRMRKLLGFEWADLSSWQRLVALLNRPTDPANLAVFRFLFAFLMVLDIPQERGLSSLDRKYLDGLDVCRFPLLNSLRPLPLDWMYLVYTIMFLGALGMMLGLCYRISCVLFLLPYWYVFLLDKTSWNNHSYLYGLLAFQLTFMDANHYWSVDGLLNARKRNAHVPLWNYVVLRGQIFIVYFIAGVKKLDADWVEGYSMEHLSRHWLFSPFKLVLSEELTSLLVVHWCGLLLDLSAGFLLFFDASRPIGLFFVSYFHCMNSQLFSIGMFPYVMLASSPLFSSPEWPRKLVSHCPKSLQELLPLKAAPQPSASCIYKRSRAKGGQKPGLRHQLGTAFTLLYLLEQLFLPYSHFLTQGYNNWTNGLYGYSWDMMVHSRSHQHVKITYRDGLTGELGYLNPGVFTQSRRWKDHADMLKQYATCLSLLLPKYNVTEPQIYFDIWVSINDRFQQRLFDPRVDIVQAVWSPFQRTPWVQPLLMDLSPWRTKLQEIKNSLDNYTEVVFIADFPGLHLENFVSEDLGNTSIQLLQGEVTVELVAEQKNQTLREGEKMQLPAGEYHKVYTVSPSPSCYMYIYVNTTELALEQDLAYLQELKEKVENGSETGPLPPELQPLLEGEVKGGPEPTPLVQTFLRRQQRIQEIERRRNTPFHERFLRFLLRKLYVFRRSFLMTRISLRNLLLGRPSLEQLAQEVIYANLRPFEPVVESSPSNLDSSNPNPEPNSEHIHSEF
- the Ggcx gene encoding vitamin K-dependent gamma-carboxylase isoform X2; protein product: MMLGLCYRISCVLFLLPYWYVFLLDKTSWNNHSYLYGLLAFQLTFMDANHYWSVDGLLNARKRNAHVPLWNYVVLRGQIFIVYFIAGVKKLDADWVEGYSMEHLSRHWLFSPFKLVLSEELTSLLVVHWCGLLLDLSAGFLLFFDASRPIGLFFVSYFHCMNSQLFSIGMFPYVMLASSPLFSSPEWPRKLVSHCPKSLQELLPLKAAPQPSASCIYKRSRAKGGQKPGLRHQLGTAFTLLYLLEQLFLPYSHFLTQGYNNWTNGLYGYSWDMMVHSRSHQHVKITYRDGLTGELGYLNPGVFTQSRRWKDHADMLKQYATCLSLLLPKYNVTEPQIYFDIWVSINDRFQQRLFDPRVDIVQAVWSPFQRTPWVQPLLMDLSPWRTKLQEIKNSLDNYTEVVFIADFPGLHLENFVSEDLGNTSIQLLQGEVTVELVAEQKNQTLREGEKMQLPAGEYHKVYTVSPSPSCYMYIYVNTTELALEQDLAYLQELKEKVENGSETGPLPPELQPLLEGEVKGGPEPTPLVQTFLRRQQRIQEIERRRNTPFHERFLRFLLRKLYVFRRSFLMTRISLRNLLLGRPSLEQLAQEVIYANLRPFEPVVESSPSNLDSSNPNPEPNSEHIHSEF